CATCAACGCCATGACCACGCTGGCGCGTGAGCATACGATGCTGACACCCGATCTGGCACAACGGTATTTAGAATCCTGTGAAATTGCCTTGCAGCGCTGCCAGCAACGTCTGGAGTATGACGCGCCGGGAGAAGCGGGAGATTCGAACATTCTTGAGGCGCCGGAGACCCTGACTCACGGGCCAATGAGCACACTGGAGCAGCATCTGCAGCGGATTCTGGGACATTTGAGCACCATGCACACCATTTCGTCGGTGGCATGGCGTCAGCGTCCACATCACGGCATTTGGTTAACACGCCGGTTAAAACGTACCGGGTATTAGCCTTGTACAATCTGCGCTACCGCACGGGCAAAGCGGTTTAATCCATCTTCGATATCCTGATTTTCTACCACCAGCGATGGTGCAAAACGCATGACATCAGGCCCTGCGTTCAGCACCATGACCCCTTCATGGGCAGCAGCATGCAGGAAATCACGCGCACGGCCTTTAAACTGCGGCTTCAGTTCTGCACCAATCAACAATCCCATCCCACGGATTTCGCTAAACACGTCATACTGGTCGTCAATCTGCTGTAGATGCTTCACAAACAGTTCGCGTTTCGCATTCACGCCATGCAATACCTCTGGGGTGTTGATGATGTCAAACGCCGCACCGGCAATCGCACAGGCCAGCGGATTACCGCCATAGGTTGAGCCATGAGAGCCGACATGGAATGCGGATGCGATCTCCTGCGTCGTCAGCACAGCACTGATTGGGAAGCCGCCGCCGAGCGCTTTGGCGCTGGTCAGGATGTCCGGCGTAACGCCGTAGTGCATGTAGGCAAACAGATCGCCGGTACGCCCCATACCGCTTTGCACTTCATCAAACACCAGCAGCGCCTGATGTTCATCGCACAGTTCACGCAGACCTTTCAGGAATTCCGGCGTTGCCGCAGTGACGCCGCCTTCGCCCTGAATCGGCTCCACCACCACCGCACAGGTATGATCATCCATGACCGCTTTCACCGCATGCAGATCGTTAAACGGAACGTGGATGATATCCGCGGGTTTCGGGCCGAAACCGTCAGAATACTTCGGCTGCCCGCCCACAGAAACGGTAAACAGCGAGCGCCCATGGAACGCATTATGGAAAGCAATAATTTTGGTTTTATATGGACTGTGGCGGGTCGATGCATAGAAGCGCGCCAGCTTAAACGCAGTTTCGTTAGCTTCAGTCCCGGAGTTCATGAACAACACGCGTTCAGCAAAAGTCGCATCGATGATTTTGCGTCCAAGACGCAGAGCCGGTTCATTGGTGAACACATTACTGGTGTGCCACAGGGTTTCGCCCTGGCTTTTCAGCGCCGCCACCAGTGCAGGATGGCAATGTCCCAGTGCGGTGACGGCAATCCCTCCCGCAAAATCAACGTACTCTTTACCCTGCTGATCCCACACGCGGCTGCCTTTCCCTTTGACAGGAATAAACTCTGCCGGTGCATAAATCGGCAGAATTACTTCATCGAATGTCGCGCGGGTAATTGCTGATTGTTCAGTTGCCATGTCGTGCCCATCCATTTTATGTCACATTAATTGTGAAAATATAATCACGAAATATGCATAAAAAATCACAACAAGGCAATAGATATTCAGCGATTGAGGAAATTCGCCAGAAGCTGATGTCCCTGCTCGCTCAGAATGCTCTCCGGGTGGAATTGCACACCTTCAAGATCCCATTCGCGGTGGCGAATACCCATGATCTCCTGTGTGTCGCTCCAGGCCGTCACGTCAAAACAGGTGGGAAGCGTGGGCGGATCGATCACCAGGGAGTGATAACGGGTAACGGTGAGCGGATTATTCAGGCCACGGAACACCCCCATTCCGGTATGTGTTATCGGCGACGTTTTGCCATGCATCACCTTCGCCGCACGAACAATCGTTGCCCCGAATGCCTGAGCAATAGCCTGATGCCCCAGACATACTCCCAGAATGGGCAACTTACCGGAAAAATGGCGGATGACATCCAGCGAAATACCGGATTCAGACGGTGTACAGGGTCCTGGTGAAATGACAATCTTCTGCGGGGCAAGGGCTTCTGTTTCTGCCAGTGTCAGTTCGTCGTTGCGATGGACGGCCACCTCTGCGCCCAATTCACAAAAATACTGGTAAAGGTTCCAGGTGAAGGAATCATAGTTATCAATCAGCAGAATCATGGCGGCTCCAGAACAAAAATGCCGCCCTATTCTACTCAGTTTCCCGTGCTTCGCTCACTACTTTGGCAAAGATGGTGTTCAGGGCCGATAAATCCCCCATCGCCCCACTCTGATTGGCTGCCGCCCACGCATCCGGGCTGATATCCCGCCAATTCAGTTGATAGCCTGCGTGGATCGCCAGTTGCTCAAAGAAGATCCTCTGAACAATGCCGTTCCCGATCCGAAAAGGGTGCAGGACGTTAATTTCACAGTAGTAGTGGCTAAGACGAGCCACAAACTCACTTTTCTCAAGCCCGGCCAGATACCCCTCTTCTTCGAGATCCTGCATCAGGCTATTACCCTCTTTCTCGATATAGGCAAAGTGGCAGAATCGGGTATCCCCCTGGTAAATATCCACTTCGCGGATATCCCCTGCCCAGTCAAAAACGTCCTGGTAGAGATGACGATGAATAGCGCACAGATGAGGTAATCCCCTTGCGGGTGGCCCCAGATTCAGCGTTGCCACACGCAGGGCCGTCAGCTCATAGGCGGCCTGCGCCAGCCTGTCCACCTGACGGATGTTCAGCCGGTTACGCATCACATTCAGCCCAGGATAAAGGTAAGGATCGCGATCGTCGCCATATTTATCGCTCATAGTGCCTCCGAAGTTCCTCAAGGCGTTCCTGTGCTGCCTGCGCACTGAGCGTGACTAACGGGCTCTCGACACCCTCAAGACGGCGGCTGGCCTGAAAATTTGCATTTCGCTGCTGCTCCCAGAGACGGGATTTTTGCTTGTCGGTGAGTTTTTTCACTGCACGCCTCCCTGAAGGGGTCCGTTTGCCACAAGTATAAGCAGCAAAACGCGCTTTCGCAGGGAGGGTTAGCGGCGCGGGCAGAGGATACCCGCGCGAGAAAACTTATGGCAGAACTTTTGCGGAGAGGATAACTACCGGTTTTGACGGCACATTCTGGTATGGACCAACGTCGTGCGTCTGCACCTGGGAAATCTTGTCAGCAATATCCATCCCTTTCACAACTTTACCAAAGACCGCGTAGCCAAAGTCACGCTGACCGTGATCGAGGAAGGCATTATCAGCGATGTTGATGAAGAACTGGCTGGTTGCGCTGTCTTTATCCGCTGTACGCGCCATAGAGATCGTGCCACGGGTATTGAGCAGACCGTTATCCGCTTCGTTTTTAATAGGTGGATTTGGCTGTTTTTGCTGCATCTGTTCGTTAAAGCCACCACCCTGCACCATGAAACCTGGGATCACACGGTGGAAAGTGGTGTTGTTGTAGAAACCACTGTTCACGTAATCGAGGAAGTTTTTCACAGAAACAGGAGCTTTCTGGCTATTTAATTCCAGCTCAATATTCCCGGCGGAGGTTGTCAGCAAAACACGAGGGTCGCCTTTTGCTGCCAGTGCAGCAGGTGAGACGGCAGAAAGGGCAAACACAGCTGCGACAGCCGCCAGTGTTGATTTGAGCATGAGAATTCCTTAACAAAGCGCAGTAAAAAAGGCGAATGGTTTGATTCTAAAGAGCAGTATGAACGGAGGCCAGCCTTTTACCTAATTTTACGAATTTGAAACAGTTGTAACGACGCAAACGATTGGTTTATACGCTAATTAATGTGATCAACATCACACATAATCATGTAATTGAGATCAATATTTTCCTAAAAGATTTAAATAGATCACTTTCGAGACTAAAATCTGCCCGCTCTAACGCAGTCAATGCGTTTTACTTTTCATTACCCTGAAAAATTCGTATGCCTCTTCAGCGCGAAGGATAACGGGTAACTCAACAGGCCAGACATGACTAACAGCAATCGTATCAAGCTCACATGGATCAGCTTCTTCTCCTACGCCCTGACCGGCGCGTTGGTGATCGTCACCGGGATGGTGATGGGCAATATCGCAGACTATTTCCAGTTACCCGTATCCAGTATGAGTAACACCTTTACCTTCCTCAACGCCGGGATCCTGATCTCCATCTTCCTGAATGCCTGGCTGATGGAAATCGTGCCACTGAAAACGCAACTGCGCTTCGGCTTTGTCCTCATGGTCGCCGCCGTGGCTGGTTTGATGCTGAGCCACAGCATTGCCCTGTTCTCCGCTGCGATGTTCGTGCTGGGGCTGGTAAGTGGTATCACCATGTCTATCGGTACGTTCCTGATCACGCACATGTATGAAGGCCGCCAGCGCGGTGCGCGTCTGCTGTTCACCGACTCTTTCTTCAGCATGGCAGGCATGATTTTCCCGATGGTTGCCGCAATTTTGCTGGCACGCAGCATTGAGTGGTACTGGGTCTACGCCTGCATTGGCCTGGTCTACGTCGCGATCTTTATCCTGACCTTCGGCTGTGAATTCCCGGTTCTGGGCAAGAAAGCAGAGCAGACTCGCGAGCCCGTCGCGAAAGAAAAATGGGGGATCGGCGTGCTGTTCCTCTCCATTGCGGCACTGTGCTACATCCTGGGCCAGCTTGGCTTTATCTCCTGGGTCCCGGAATATGCAAAAGGTTTAGGCATGAGCCTGAATGACGCCGGCAAACTGGTGAGTGATTTCTGGATGTCTTACATGTTCGGTATGTGGGCGTTTAGCTTTATCCTGCGTTTCTTCGATCTTCAACGCATTCTGACCGTACTGGCTGCGCTGGCTACCGTACTGATGTATCTGTTCATCAACAGCGCACCTGAGCATATGCCGTGGTTCATTCTGACGCTCGGTTTCTTCTCCAGCGCCATTTATACCTCAATCATTACGCTCGGTTCTCTGCAAACCAAAGTGGCTTCACCTAAACTGGTAAACTTCGTGCTGACCTGCGGCACGATCGGTACGATGCTGACCTTCGTGGTCACCGGCCCGATTGTCGCGCACAGCGGCCCGCTGGCTGCGCTGCATACCGCTAACGCGCTGTACGCCGCCGTCTTCGCGATGTGCTTCGTTCTGGGCTTCGTGACTCGCCACCGCCAGCACAACACTGCGGCAGCAAATCACTAACCGGTTACGCCCCTTTGCGATCAGCAGAGGGGCTGTTTCGGGCAAAGCTCACCTCTTCTCCCCCGCTATCCGTTTGTACCCAGGTTTGCGCCAGCTGCGTTGTGGCAATCACACGCCCCTGACGAATCGACCAGCGTACCGGAACCTGGCAGCGTACCGCCTCAAACCCGCTCTCCGCTGGCAGAATAATCAGGTTAGCCGGATTCCCCGTTTCAATACCGTAATCAGCTA
This sequence is a window from Enterobacter sp. RHBSTW-00994. Protein-coding genes within it:
- a CDS encoding aspartate aminotransferase family protein, yielding MATEQSAITRATFDEVILPIYAPAEFIPVKGKGSRVWDQQGKEYVDFAGGIAVTALGHCHPALVAALKSQGETLWHTSNVFTNEPALRLGRKIIDATFAERVLFMNSGTEANETAFKLARFYASTRHSPYKTKIIAFHNAFHGRSLFTVSVGGQPKYSDGFGPKPADIIHVPFNDLHAVKAVMDDHTCAVVVEPIQGEGGVTAATPEFLKGLRELCDEHQALLVFDEVQSGMGRTGDLFAYMHYGVTPDILTSAKALGGGFPISAVLTTQEIASAFHVGSHGSTYGGNPLACAIAGAAFDIINTPEVLHGVNAKRELFVKHLQQIDDQYDVFSEIRGMGLLIGAELKPQFKGRARDFLHAAAHEGVMVLNAGPDVMRFAPSLVVENQDIEDGLNRFARAVAQIVQG
- the pabA gene encoding aminodeoxychorismate synthase component 2, which gives rise to MILLIDNYDSFTWNLYQYFCELGAEVAVHRNDELTLAETEALAPQKIVISPGPCTPSESGISLDVIRHFSGKLPILGVCLGHQAIAQAFGATIVRAAKVMHGKTSPITHTGMGVFRGLNNPLTVTRYHSLVIDPPTLPTCFDVTAWSDTQEIMGIRHREWDLEGVQFHPESILSEQGHQLLANFLNR
- a CDS encoding putative adenosine monophosphate-protein transferase Fic, which gives rise to MSDKYGDDRDPYLYPGLNVMRNRLNIRQVDRLAQAAYELTALRVATLNLGPPARGLPHLCAIHRHLYQDVFDWAGDIREVDIYQGDTRFCHFAYIEKEGNSLMQDLEEEGYLAGLEKSEFVARLSHYYCEINVLHPFRIGNGIVQRIFFEQLAIHAGYQLNWRDISPDAWAAANQSGAMGDLSALNTIFAKVVSEARETE
- a CDS encoding YhfG family protein, translated to MKKLTDKQKSRLWEQQRNANFQASRRLEGVESPLVTLSAQAAQERLEELRRHYER
- the ppiA gene encoding peptidylprolyl isomerase A, which translates into the protein MLKSTLAAVAAVFALSAVSPAALAAKGDPRVLLTTSAGNIELELNSQKAPVSVKNFLDYVNSGFYNNTTFHRVIPGFMVQGGGFNEQMQQKQPNPPIKNEADNGLLNTRGTISMARTADKDSATSQFFINIADNAFLDHGQRDFGYAVFGKVVKGMDIADKISQVQTHDVGPYQNVPSKPVVILSAKVLP
- the tsgA gene encoding MFS transporter TsgA, which codes for MTNSNRIKLTWISFFSYALTGALVIVTGMVMGNIADYFQLPVSSMSNTFTFLNAGILISIFLNAWLMEIVPLKTQLRFGFVLMVAAVAGLMLSHSIALFSAAMFVLGLVSGITMSIGTFLITHMYEGRQRGARLLFTDSFFSMAGMIFPMVAAILLARSIEWYWVYACIGLVYVAIFILTFGCEFPVLGKKAEQTREPVAKEKWGIGVLFLSIAALCYILGQLGFISWVPEYAKGLGMSLNDAGKLVSDFWMSYMFGMWAFSFILRFFDLQRILTVLAALATVLMYLFINSAPEHMPWFILTLGFFSSAIYTSIITLGSLQTKVASPKLVNFVLTCGTIGTMLTFVVTGPIVAHSGPLAALHTANALYAAVFAMCFVLGFVTRHRQHNTAAANH